A window of Lytechinus pictus isolate F3 Inbred chromosome 7, Lp3.0, whole genome shotgun sequence contains these coding sequences:
- the LOC135154612 gene encoding uncharacterized protein LOC135154612 has protein sequence MNSQQPSIQFTLETEQGGKLAFLDTLVQRHEGGKLSTSVYRKPTHTDQYIPYDSHHDKSVKKGLVKCLFDRAARLITHPPELPKERAHIRGALYSNGYPRRFIENTFKNKQPPRDQKVFKTCTVLPYIDGLSPQLKRRLEGHGIRTVFRSDTTLHKQLVHPKDPIPDHRRDGVVYNIPCQGCDGSYIGETARPIIERISEHKPDVRLQRTDTSAVAEHAWEKQHHPDWKGVHCVAKERHWYTRRIKEAISIRLCPNNFNRDSGIDIPNFWMRTIQQHNTPLPGSARRPDRSRPRARDRSASQPPPTGN, from the coding sequence ATGAATAGCCAGCAACCGTCCATCCAGTTCACTCTGGAGACTGAGCAAGGAGGGAAATTAGCATTCCTTGACACGCTAGTCCAAAGACATGAGGGCGGGAAACTCTCCACCTCTGTCTACCGCAAGCCCACTCATACAGACCAATACATTCCATATGATTCTCATCATGACAAATCAGTCAAGAAGGGTCTTGTTAAATGCCTGTTCGACAGAGCAGCACGTCTTATAACTCACCCACCTGAACTCCCGAAAGAAAGAGCACACATACGTGGCGCCTTATACAGCAACGGCTACCCACGCCGTTTTATCGAGAACACTTTCAAGAACAAACAACCGCCAAGGgatcagaaggttttcaagacttGCACAGTCTTGCCATACATAGATGGTCTTTCACCACAACTCAAACGCCGATTAGAAGGTCACGGTATCCGAACGGTTTTCCGCTCGGACACCACCCTACACAAACAGCTTGTGCACCCCAAAGACCCCATCCCTGATCACAGACGTGATGGCGTAGTATACAATATTCCTTGCCAGGGATGTGACGGGTCTTACATCGGTGAAACAGCCCGACCGATAATTGAACGCATTTCTGAACACAAGCCCGATGTTCGGTTACAGCGAACCGACACATCCGCggtggcagaacatgcttgggagaaGCAACACCACCCAGATTGGAAGGGTGTACATTGCGTTGCCAAAGAAagacattggtatacacgcaggattaaggaggctattagtatacgtctttgtcctaacaacttcaacagagacagcgggatTGACATCCCCAAtttctggatgcgaaccatccaacagcacaatacccccttacctggcagtgcacgccgacccgaCCGATCCCGGCCCCGAgcgagggaccgctcagctagtcaacccccacccacgggaaactag